In Treponema sp. OMZ 798, the following proteins share a genomic window:
- a CDS encoding WxcM-like domain-containing protein, with product MKEIELPKVTDDRGNLSFFESERSIPFKIKGVRLLNIYNTDDQYKFTDNKSSSFFFVALSGSFLFKNSNADNFINGIFLQNANKGVYIAKNTDFILSGFAENTVVLIISSTEEFNVRKI from the coding sequence ATGAAAGAAATAGAACTTCCTAAGGTTACAGACGATCGTGGAAATCTTTCTTTTTTTGAAAGTGAAAGAAGTATACCCTTTAAAATTAAGGGTGTAAGACTTCTCAACATATATAATACTGATGATCAATATAAATTTACGGATAATAAGAGTTCTAGTTTCTTTTTTGTTGCACTTTCGGGGTCTTTTCTATTTAAAAATAGCAATGCTGATAATTTTATAAATGGTATATTTTTGCAGAATGCAAATAAGGGAGTATACATCGCTAAAAATACTGATTTTATATTATCAGGATTTGCAGAAAATACTGTGGTATTGATTATATCTTCAACTGAAGAATTTAATGTGAGGAAGATTTAA
- a CDS encoding glycosyltransferase → MNAEITVVIPTYNKAAYISQTIESVLKQTYQDFEIVIVDDCSQDDTELVVQEYLSDRIRYFKHLRNWGPGATFNDGIEKANTEYVTLIASDDILLPNHLEQVMLQFKKDDLVETVFPKLKVIDENGNDLNEVIEQPFFDKYKMLNHLFYAGNDIPSPGVSFKKSLFKKTAAYNRNLIMMHDYDLNVRCLIHGKIAVVDEPTVYYRRFSNPIINLSGKTKWLDMCLSIESKFVLDNYLSLGYDDMKKIFPHLEACNRKEIKFRFLIDACKNKQVRLSSWAFERLVSCLENNKDFFNTNEFDFQYKDYIDLYKINSKNVIGKNHKEKLYNDVKVLIKKMFGLH, encoded by the coding sequence ATGAATGCTGAAATTACGGTCGTAATTCCTACATATAATAAAGCCGCATATATTTCTCAAACAATAGAAAGTGTTTTAAAACAAACTTATCAGGATTTTGAAATTGTTATCGTTGATGATTGCTCACAAGATGATACTGAACTTGTTGTACAAGAATACTTGTCGGATAGAATTCGTTATTTTAAGCATTTACGAAATTGGGGGCCGGGAGCAACTTTTAATGATGGAATTGAAAAAGCAAATACGGAGTATGTTACTTTAATTGCTAGTGATGATATTTTGCTTCCGAATCATCTTGAACAAGTAATGTTGCAATTTAAAAAAGATGATTTAGTTGAAACGGTTTTTCCAAAACTTAAAGTAATCGATGAAAACGGCAATGATTTAAATGAAGTTATTGAACAGCCTTTTTTTGATAAATATAAGATGCTTAACCACCTTTTTTATGCAGGAAATGATATCCCTTCTCCCGGTGTGTCATTTAAAAAATCTTTATTTAAAAAAACTGCCGCTTATAATCGGAATCTGATTATGATGCATGACTATGATTTAAATGTACGCTGTTTAATACACGGAAAAATAGCTGTGGTTGATGAACCTACTGTTTATTATAGAAGATTTTCAAATCCTATAATAAATTTAAGCGGTAAAACAAAATGGCTTGATATGTGCCTTTCTATTGAAAGCAAATTTGTTCTTGATAATTATTTAAGCTTAGGCTATGATGACATGAAAAAAATTTTCCCGCACTTAGAAGCCTGTAATCGTAAAGAAATAAAATTTAGATTTCTTATTGATGCTTGTAAAAATAAACAGGTGCGTTTAAGCTCTTGGGCTTTTGAACGTCTTGTTAGCTGTCTTGAAAATAATAAAGATTTTTTTAATACTAATGAATTTGATTTTCAGTACAAAGATTATATTGACTTATATAAAATAAATTCAAAAAATGTTATCGGTAAAAATCATAAAGAAAAGCTATATAATGATGTAAAAGTATTGATAAAAAAAATGTTCGGATTACATTAA
- a CDS encoding CDP-glycerol glycerophosphotransferase family protein: MLPLLYIDPGTGSILFSIVIGLITTLYFLTKTAIIRLKVLIYKDKTKVNESKTDFVFYSEGKQYWNVFAPICNEFEKNKVKVIFYTSSEDDPVFLQNYEYIKPEYIGKGNKAFARLNMLEADICLMTTPGLDVYQLKRSKKVKHYSHILHALDDATSYRLFGLDYFDSVLLSGEYQMKGIRELEDLRGIKKKELCVVGCPYLDVLNEKLKKLPQKNEGFTVLIAPSWGANGILSKYGEQLLTPLVETGWNIIVRPHPQSKTTEAGMLKKLEEKYKINDNLSWDYEPENIASLSKADIMISDFSSVIFDYSFLFDKPFLYCNNEFDHRPYDSGDLKELPWKFSILKEIGRELKSTDFTDIRKIIQETCESSSLKENRLKAKDTAWQNRGLAGQKVYEFLMEIKRTC; encoded by the coding sequence ATGCTTCCATTGTTATATATTGATCCGGGTACGGGCAGTATTCTTTTTTCTATTGTGATAGGGTTAATTACGACTCTATATTTTTTGACAAAAACGGCTATAATAAGATTAAAAGTCTTAATCTACAAGGATAAAACGAAAGTTAATGAAAGCAAAACCGATTTTGTTTTTTACTCTGAGGGCAAACAATACTGGAATGTATTTGCTCCTATATGTAATGAATTTGAAAAGAATAAGGTAAAGGTGATTTTTTACACCTCATCTGAAGATGATCCTGTTTTTTTGCAGAATTACGAATATATAAAACCTGAGTATATAGGAAAGGGGAATAAGGCCTTTGCCCGCCTTAATATGTTAGAGGCTGATATCTGTTTAATGACTACGCCGGGATTGGATGTATATCAATTAAAGAGATCTAAAAAAGTAAAGCATTACAGCCATATTCTTCATGCCCTTGATGATGCTACAAGCTACAGGCTTTTCGGGCTGGATTATTTTGATTCCGTTCTTTTATCCGGTGAATATCAGATGAAGGGAATAAGAGAGCTTGAAGACTTGCGAGGTATAAAGAAAAAAGAACTATGTGTAGTAGGCTGTCCTTACTTGGATGTGCTTAATGAAAAATTAAAAAAATTGCCTCAAAAAAATGAGGGTTTTACCGTTTTGATTGCTCCTTCATGGGGTGCAAACGGTATTTTGTCAAAATATGGAGAGCAACTTCTTACACCTCTTGTAGAAACCGGTTGGAATATTATTGTCCGTCCCCATCCTCAAAGTAAGACTACCGAGGCCGGCATGCTAAAAAAATTAGAAGAAAAATACAAAATAAATGATAACCTTTCTTGGGATTATGAACCTGAAAATATTGCCTCTCTTTCAAAAGCCGATATAATGATTTCCGATTTTTCGAGCGTTATATTTGATTATTCCTTTTTATTTGATAAACCATTCTTATACTGTAATAACGAATTTGATCATCGCCCTTATGATTCAGGAGATTTAAAAGAGCTGCCATGGAAGTTTTCTATATTGAAAGAAATAGGAAGGGAGTTAAAATCTACGGATTTTACTGATATAAGAAAAATTATTCAAGAAACTTGCGAAAGTTCTAGCTTAAAAGAAAACAGATTAAAAGCTAAAGATACTGCATGGCAAAATAGAGGACTTGCAGGACAGAAAGTATATGAGTTTTTAATGGAGATTAAAAGAACATGTTAG
- a CDS encoding glycosyltransferase family 25 protein, producing MRVFIVNLKESTDRRQHMIEEMKKTNLQYEFFDAVNGKDIKNIEEVYDKESAIKEYGRELKLGEIGCAMSHLLIFKKMIEEDIEQALIFEDDIIISNDFNKVFSEILKLDNNGIILLGQSDKKLKTKIYFQNIAQHYKLKKIFNSGYGTYGYIICKKTAEKIYTQSFPIIRPIDQWGKWWKIINISVVIPNVINCQDEIASIIDKTENRARNFRNESYCLLYVFFRKTYSLFKIIFWCFRDFFYIFLP from the coding sequence ATGAGAGTTTTTATAGTCAATCTAAAAGAATCTACAGATCGCCGTCAACATATGATTGAAGAGATGAAAAAAACAAATCTTCAATATGAGTTTTTTGATGCAGTAAACGGTAAGGATATAAAAAATATAGAAGAGGTTTATGATAAAGAGAGCGCAATCAAAGAATATGGCCGAGAATTAAAATTAGGCGAAATCGGTTGTGCAATGAGTCATCTTTTAATTTTTAAAAAAATGATAGAAGAAGATATAGAACAGGCTTTGATTTTTGAAGATGATATTATTATTTCAAATGATTTTAATAAAGTTTTTTCTGAAATATTAAAACTTGATAACAATGGAATTATTCTTCTTGGACAGTCAGACAAAAAACTAAAAACTAAAATATATTTTCAGAACATTGCTCAACATTATAAACTAAAAAAAATATTTAATTCCGGTTATGGTACATATGGATATATAATTTGTAAAAAAACGGCTGAGAAAATATATACTCAAAGTTTCCCTATTATACGACCTATTGATCAATGGGGTAAATGGTGGAAGATTATAAATATATCGGTTGTTATTCCAAATGTTATAAATTGTCAAGATGAGATCGCATCAATAATTGATAAAACTGAAAACCGTGCAAGAAACTTTCGTAATGAATCATACTGTCTTCTATATGTTTTTTTTAGAAAAACGTATAGTTTATTTAAAATAATATTTTGGTGCTTTAGAGATTTTTTTTATATATTTTTACCTTAA
- a CDS encoding FdtA/QdtA family cupin domain-containing protein, which produces MPYSIEDCKILNLTKGTVPNLTRLDNRTLLPFDVKRIYYLYGIPENQDRGAHAHKELFQLLLAASGSFKVELGDGSNKKKFFLNNPSNGLLIVPGIWRNLMEFSFGSVALVLASEYYIEDDYIRSYDEFLKYRQKNV; this is translated from the coding sequence ATGCCGTATTCCATTGAAGATTGCAAAATTTTAAACTTAACTAAAGGAACTGTACCTAATCTTACTCGTCTTGATAATAGAACTCTCTTACCATTTGATGTTAAACGTATATACTATCTTTATGGAATTCCTGAAAATCAGGATAGGGGAGCTCATGCTCATAAAGAATTATTTCAACTTCTTCTTGCTGCTTCGGGATCTTTTAAGGTTGAACTTGGTGACGGCTCAAATAAAAAAAAATTCTTTTTAAATAACCCGTCAAATGGTTTGCTTATTGTTCCGGGTATTTGGAGAAATCTTATGGAATTTTCATTCGGTTCTGTTGCCCTTGTTCTTGCTTCGGAATATTATATCGAGGACGATTATATCCGCAGTTATGATGAGTTTTTAAAATACAGGCAGAAAAATGTTTAA
- a CDS encoding glycosyltransferase family 25 protein: MRTFVLNLEHNIERKKYMQELLKDLPIDYEFFPAVYGRNIKNIDEIYNSQLSQKITKRQLSLGEIGCALSHKAIYKKMIDEDISQALILEDDIAILPNFFEVYTAISQINVGNKVVLLGTTAKKPMKKLWKKKLFNNYSMYLVLNSYGGTYGYVIGLDAAKKIYYSNEKVFTVADNWKYYRRFSQIWLISPSIVGVNEVFTSEIGDDLRHSKST, from the coding sequence ATGCGAACTTTTGTGCTTAATTTAGAACATAATATTGAAAGAAAAAAATATATGCAGGAACTCCTTAAGGATCTACCAATTGATTATGAATTCTTTCCTGCTGTTTACGGTCGTAATATAAAAAATATAGATGAAATTTATAATTCGCAATTATCACAAAAAATAACTAAAAGACAGTTGAGCTTAGGTGAGATAGGTTGTGCTTTAAGTCATAAAGCTATTTATAAAAAAATGATTGATGAGGATATCAGTCAAGCATTGATATTGGAAGATGATATTGCCATTTTACCTAATTTTTTTGAAGTTTATACGGCTATTTCTCAAATTAATGTTGGGAATAAAGTAGTTTTATTGGGAACTACAGCTAAAAAACCTATGAAAAAGTTGTGGAAAAAAAAATTATTTAATAATTATTCAATGTATCTTGTCTTAAACAGTTATGGCGGAACATATGGATATGTTATTGGATTAGATGCTGCAAAAAAAATATACTATAGTAATGAAAAAGTGTTTACTGTAGCCGATAACTGGAAATATTATCGCAGATTTTCTCAAATATGGCTTATATCTCCCTCAATTGTAGGAGTTAACGAAGTTTTTACTTCTGAAATTGGTGATGATTTACGTCATTCAAAGTCAACCTAA
- a CDS encoding GNAT family N-acetyltransferase, protein MFKIIRYDSSYESLWDDFVLNKSVNGIFLQSRKFLNYHPKERFEDCSLLIFNQKNNLAAVIPACKDPKDVSCFFSHKGSTYGGIIIDKKHYCGAALLEIIETFEQYLKENNFTSVYLKITPDILSIESPALLEYLLYYKKYQQYSELNTYIDLEKYDEDVLSNFSQGKRTNINNCLKKDLKYKKIESNNEIRILHNLITLNLQKYGVAPVHSLNEFITLKEKYIIDNISFFKCMLNNDIIAGSVVFYFPKTKTMHTQYLCSKEEFAKLSPMSFMYYSMIIEAKKINYKKISWGISTENFGLTLNQGLLKNKESYGSTYSLNKTFYKKL, encoded by the coding sequence ATGTTTAAAATTATACGTTATGATAGTAGTTATGAATCTCTGTGGGATGATTTTGTGTTAAATAAGTCCGTAAATGGAATTTTTTTACAAAGCCGAAAATTTTTAAATTATCATCCGAAAGAGCGGTTTGAAGATTGTTCTCTTTTAATTTTTAATCAAAAAAATAACTTGGCAGCAGTCATTCCTGCTTGTAAAGATCCAAAAGATGTATCTTGTTTTTTTTCACACAAAGGTTCAACGTATGGCGGCATAATTATAGACAAAAAACACTATTGCGGCGCTGCTTTATTGGAAATAATCGAAACTTTCGAACAGTATTTAAAGGAAAATAATTTTACTTCGGTTTATTTAAAAATAACACCGGATATTTTATCTATTGAAAGTCCCGCACTTTTGGAATATCTTTTATATTATAAAAAATATCAGCAATATTCTGAACTAAATACATATATTGATTTAGAAAAGTATGATGAAGATGTACTTTCTAATTTTTCTCAAGGGAAAAGAACAAATATAAATAATTGTTTGAAAAAAGATCTAAAATATAAAAAAATAGAATCAAATAATGAGATAAGAATATTACATAATCTTATAACTTTAAATTTACAAAAGTATGGAGTTGCTCCGGTTCATTCGTTAAATGAGTTTATTACATTAAAAGAAAAATACATTATTGATAATATTTCTTTTTTCAAATGTATGTTAAATAATGATATAATTGCAGGGTCTGTAGTATTTTATTTTCCAAAAACAAAAACAATGCATACTCAATATTTATGTTCAAAAGAAGAATTTGCAAAATTAAGTCCTATGAGTTTTATGTACTACTCTATGATAATTGAAGCAAAAAAAATAAATTACAAAAAAATCTCATGGGGAATTTCAACTGAGAATTTTGGGCTTACTTTGAATCAAGGTTTATTAAAGAATAAAGAATCTTACGGCAGTACATATTCTTTGAATAAAACTTTTTATAAAAAGTTATAG
- a CDS encoding glycosyltransferase family A protein, whose translation MKFSIIIPIYNRSFFIDETLSGILNQTYTDIEIICVDDCSTDESLQKIESYAVKDNRIKVISHSKNLGPHCARQTGVSNASGDYILFLDCDDALEVFACSSLHSILSETDYDVLEFAYKHKKAKTVSLPVPFITINNLFDSLVHFKNPRAGTVWNKVYKKELLQKAFSKMQSFYSVMGEDLYESVIIAYYAKSYTFINAPLVLYNDESGISNKKNDLSSVKKSLDSIKANLDAFSFFFNTHAGENTDAVLYIERQYLKYIFYIQILMNTQKKDWRVSLNLLSGCFSEDTLLPYEKKINKTQLSLYLELIKYKINIFLRQLMPYRLKKIIKDLYANFCA comes from the coding sequence ATGAAATTCAGTATAATAATTCCGATATATAATCGCAGTTTTTTTATAGATGAAACATTATCCGGTATTTTGAATCAAACCTATACCGATATTGAGATAATTTGTGTTGATGATTGCTCTACGGATGAAAGTTTACAAAAGATAGAATCATATGCAGTAAAAGACAATAGAATAAAGGTAATCTCTCATTCAAAAAATCTTGGACCTCATTGTGCAAGACAAACAGGTGTAAGTAATGCTTCGGGCGATTATATTCTTTTTTTGGACTGTGATGATGCTCTTGAAGTTTTTGCCTGTTCATCCTTGCATAGTATACTCTCAGAAACGGATTATGATGTTTTGGAATTTGCTTATAAGCATAAGAAGGCAAAAACCGTATCTTTGCCTGTTCCTTTTATTACGATAAATAATCTTTTTGATAGTTTGGTACATTTTAAAAATCCGAGGGCGGGTACTGTTTGGAATAAGGTGTATAAAAAGGAATTATTGCAAAAAGCTTTTTCAAAAATGCAAAGCTTTTACTCGGTAATGGGCGAAGATCTATATGAATCGGTTATAATCGCTTATTATGCAAAAAGTTATACTTTTATAAATGCGCCCTTAGTTTTGTACAACGATGAAAGCGGAATTTCAAATAAAAAAAATGATTTATCTTCAGTAAAAAAAAGTTTAGACTCTATAAAAGCTAATCTTGATGCTTTTAGCTTTTTTTTTAATACTCATGCCGGAGAGAATACCGATGCGGTTTTGTATATTGAAAGACAATATTTAAAGTATATTTTTTATATACAGATTTTAATGAATACTCAAAAAAAAGATTGGCGTGTTTCTTTAAATTTATTATCCGGCTGTTTTAGTGAAGATACACTTTTACCTTATGAAAAAAAGATAAACAAAACCCAATTAAGTTTATATCTTGAACTTATTAAATATAAAATAAATATATTTCTTAGGCAGCTTATGCCATACAGACTAAAAAAAATTATAAAGGATCTTTATGCGAACTTTTGTGCTTAA
- the yidC gene encoding membrane protein insertase YidC: MMIFLYTLFIYPLESIIELIFLVAFKIFNENVGGAIIIVSLFVNIVTLPIYAAAEEWQNKERLLQKKLKNKIKDINEVFKGDERYMILSAYYRQNNYHPLYSLRGMLGLVFQIPFFIAAYHFLSELALLQGSDFLFLRNLGKPDALLNILSYKINFLPILMTLVNLLSVMIYTKDFSIKEKIQLYIMALIFLFLLYDSPSGLVFYWTLNNIFSLGKNIFAKFKYNKKIWYLLGLIFIVTGGVFFITRAQKPIVVILIIGIMIMYILIPFFIKLLKYFINSITFFKDIKAVNSLFYFSIVSITVLLGAVIPSSLVASSVQEFSYTIQYQNPFYLLWITLLQGCGFLFIWPAILYRLANVRVKPFFSFIAFIFLVCSVINVFIFQGNYGSLTGFLSFATDEVLIHSLQENVINLLSLFLSIALIVVLLKYKLSQKSIFVSKILLVSFLTLSCINAVKIYSGYKNVTKLIKIDKKNKSIGHIEKVYGFTKTGKNVLVFMLDRMPGIFIPSIFDDFPKISENFTGFTLYPNTISFGGHTYIGAPALYGGYEYTPASFRKNTDSNRDMYNESLCVMPRLFSESGWNTVITDASLANHSWIPDNSIFEPYDGVKALNMEGKYVGEWIQKHKIGVQHKVLPFSETLRNTIRFSFLKASPYFLRKRLYNNGRYLQSKPSAYGLFDFVAKIAPLEFIKRDISTGYDKDCFNLIVNNVSHTPISASQARLFCSDDFIKKCEERSANEVTLNHYISDAYLFLILGDMMKILKENGVYDNTRIIFVADHGYGNLILNNSIFDTDFKDKTLQQTYYMPILMMKDFNASGELNLNMDFMTNADVPIMATSGFENITLLTKNPFTGKTFKETKEKTEIVIGNFLEDDILNIYLKEKNIFVESNWMKIKK; encoded by the coding sequence ATGATGATTTTTTTATATACGCTTTTTATATATCCGCTTGAATCGATTATCGAATTGATTTTTTTGGTTGCATTTAAAATTTTTAATGAGAATGTAGGCGGCGCAATAATTATAGTAAGCTTATTTGTAAATATTGTTACCTTACCCATTTATGCTGCTGCAGAAGAATGGCAAAATAAGGAGAGATTATTACAAAAAAAATTAAAGAATAAAATTAAAGATATAAATGAGGTATTTAAGGGTGATGAAAGATATATGATTCTTTCTGCGTATTATCGCCAAAATAATTATCATCCCCTATATTCTTTGCGTGGCATGCTGGGACTGGTGTTTCAAATTCCTTTTTTTATTGCAGCATATCATTTTCTATCGGAACTTGCATTATTGCAAGGATCTGATTTTCTTTTTTTGCGTAATTTAGGAAAGCCTGATGCCTTGCTCAATATCTTATCATATAAGATAAACTTTTTGCCGATTTTAATGACCTTGGTCAATCTTTTATCTGTTATGATATACACCAAGGACTTTTCGATAAAAGAAAAAATACAGCTATATATTATGGCCTTAATTTTTCTTTTTTTGCTTTATGATTCTCCTTCGGGTTTGGTTTTCTATTGGACTCTTAATAACATATTTTCATTAGGAAAAAATATTTTTGCAAAATTTAAGTATAATAAAAAAATATGGTACTTGTTAGGGCTTATTTTCATTGTAACGGGAGGTGTTTTTTTTATAACTCGAGCTCAAAAACCAATTGTTGTTATTCTTATTATAGGAATAATGATAATGTATATTTTAATTCCGTTTTTTATTAAACTTTTAAAGTACTTTATAAATTCAATAACATTTTTTAAGGATATAAAAGCCGTTAATTCTCTTTTTTATTTTTCTATAGTTTCAATAACTGTTCTTTTAGGTGCCGTAATTCCTTCCTCTTTGGTTGCTTCTTCCGTTCAAGAATTTTCCTATACAATTCAGTATCAAAATCCTTTTTATTTGCTTTGGATTACCTTATTGCAAGGTTGCGGCTTTCTTTTTATTTGGCCCGCAATACTTTATCGCTTGGCAAATGTGAGGGTTAAGCCGTTTTTTTCATTTATCGCTTTTATTTTTTTGGTTTGTTCTGTAATTAATGTTTTTATATTTCAAGGTAATTACGGCTCGCTTACAGGTTTTCTCTCTTTTGCGACTGATGAAGTTCTGATTCATTCATTACAGGAGAATGTGATTAACTTACTTTCTCTTTTTTTGAGCATTGCACTCATAGTAGTTCTTCTTAAGTATAAACTTTCTCAAAAATCTATTTTTGTGTCGAAGATTTTACTTGTTTCTTTTTTGACCCTCTCTTGTATTAATGCAGTAAAGATATATTCGGGCTATAAAAATGTTACAAAACTTATCAAGATAGATAAAAAGAATAAATCTATAGGACATATCGAAAAAGTTTACGGTTTTACTAAAACCGGTAAAAATGTATTAGTTTTTATGCTTGACAGGATGCCCGGTATTTTTATTCCGTCTATTTTTGATGACTTTCCTAAAATTTCAGAGAATTTTACGGGCTTTACCCTGTATCCCAATACAATTTCTTTTGGCGGTCATACTTATATCGGTGCGCCTGCTCTATACGGTGGGTATGAATACACTCCTGCGTCTTTTAGAAAAAATACGGATTCGAATCGTGATATGTATAATGAATCTCTTTGTGTTATGCCCCGTCTTTTTTCGGAATCAGGTTGGAATACGGTTATTACCGATGCCTCGCTTGCCAACCATAGTTGGATACCCGATAATTCCATATTCGAACCTTATGATGGTGTTAAAGCTTTGAATATGGAAGGAAAATATGTAGGGGAGTGGATTCAAAAGCATAAAATCGGCGTTCAGCATAAAGTTCTTCCATTTTCGGAAACATTGCGGAACACAATAAGATTCTCTTTTTTAAAAGCCTCTCCTTATTTTTTACGTAAACGGCTTTATAATAATGGCAGGTATTTGCAAAGTAAACCATCTGCATACGGTTTATTTGATTTTGTTGCAAAAATTGCCCCTCTTGAATTTATTAAGCGTGATATAAGTACGGGATATGATAAGGATTGTTTTAACTTAATTGTTAATAATGTTTCTCATACGCCAATATCTGCTTCACAGGCTCGTCTATTTTGTTCGGATGACTTTATAAAAAAATGTGAAGAGAGGTCCGCAAATGAGGTTACTTTAAATCATTATATATCGGATGCTTATCTTTTTTTGATTCTTGGTGATATGATGAAAATCTTAAAAGAAAATGGTGTATATGATAATACAAGAATTATTTTTGTTGCCGATCATGGATATGGAAATTTAATTTTAAATAATTCTATATTTGATACTGATTTTAAGGATAAAACACTTCAGCAGACTTATTATATGCCTATTTTAATGATGAAGGACTTTAATGCTTCCGGTGAACTGAATCTTAATATGGATTTTATGACCAATGCTGATGTTCCGATAATGGCAACAAGCGGTTTTGAGAATATTACTTTGCTTACAAAAAATCCTTTTACAGGAAAGACATTTAAGGAAACCAAAGAAAAAACAGAAATTGTGATTGGTAATTTCTTAGAAGATGATATTTTAAATATTTATCTTAAAGAAAAAAATATTTTTGTTGAGTCCAATTGGATGAAGATAAAAAAATAA
- a CDS encoding DegT/DnrJ/EryC1/StrS aminotransferase family protein has product MQIPFLSLKKISESFEPILSQKINEVVKKGWYIHGEECSAFEKNFAEYCGVKHCIGVGNGLEALKLILRAYKILGVFNEGDEIIVPANTFIATILAVSAENLMPVFVEPNIDDYLIDVKKIEDKISSKTKAIIPVHLYGRLCNMKVISEIAVRHNFKIIEDAAQAHGAQTDGKRSGSFGHAAGFSFYPGKNLGCLGDGGCVTTNDDELAVIIRKLANYGSSIKYVHELKGENSRLDEIQAAVLSVKLKRLDADNSGRRRIAEMYNDGIKNKEVILPLIHKMEEHVWHIYSVRVQNRKAFIDYLKDFGIETAIHYPTPPHKQIAYNEYSHLNLPITEKIHAEVVSLPMSPVLTDEQVKYVIEKINDWSC; this is encoded by the coding sequence ATGCAAATCCCTTTTTTATCGTTAAAAAAAATCTCTGAAAGCTTTGAACCGATTCTCTCTCAAAAAATAAATGAAGTTGTCAAAAAGGGTTGGTACATTCATGGAGAAGAATGTTCTGCCTTTGAAAAAAACTTTGCTGAGTATTGCGGTGTTAAGCATTGTATTGGTGTAGGAAACGGCCTAGAAGCTCTAAAGCTTATTTTACGTGCATATAAAATTTTAGGTGTGTTTAACGAAGGTGATGAAATTATTGTTCCGGCAAATACTTTTATAGCTACCATTCTTGCTGTGAGTGCAGAAAATTTGATGCCTGTCTTTGTTGAGCCGAATATTGATGATTATTTAATTGATGTAAAAAAAATAGAAGATAAGATAAGTTCTAAAACGAAAGCTATTATACCCGTACATTTATACGGCCGCTTGTGTAATATGAAAGTTATTTCTGAAATTGCTGTAAGACATAATTTTAAAATAATTGAAGATGCCGCTCAAGCTCATGGTGCACAAACAGACGGCAAACGAAGCGGCAGCTTTGGTCATGCAGCTGGTTTTAGTTTTTATCCGGGTAAAAATCTGGGTTGTTTAGGAGACGGCGGCTGTGTAACTACAAATGATGATGAATTGGCGGTTATTATACGTAAACTTGCAAACTATGGTTCTTCAATTAAATATGTACATGAGTTAAAAGGTGAAAATTCCCGCCTTGATGAAATACAGGCTGCAGTTCTTTCAGTAAAATTAAAGCGGTTGGATGCAGATAATTCCGGACGAAGACGAATTGCCGAAATGTATAATGACGGTATTAAAAATAAAGAAGTAATTTTACCCCTTATCCATAAAATGGAAGAACATGTCTGGCATATTTATTCTGTTCGAGTTCAAAACAGAAAAGCTTTTATTGACTATTTAAAAGATTTCGGAATTGAAACAGCCATTCATTATCCTACTCCTCCTCATAAGCAAATTGCATATAACGAATACTCGCATCTTAATCTGCCTATAACAGAAAAAATACATGCGGAAGTGGTTAGTCTTCCTATGAGTCCTGTGTTGACAGATGAGCAGGTAAAGTATGTTATTGAAAAAATAAATGATTGGTCTTGTTAA